The proteins below come from a single Conger conger chromosome 10, fConCon1.1, whole genome shotgun sequence genomic window:
- the zgc:113278 gene encoding translocating chain-associated membrane protein 1-like 1-like, producing the protein MGFRKKNKSPPVLSHEFVIQNHADMVSCVAMIILLGLMFEVTAKFAIMFITVQCNVTHTFDDRPESGNLYQYGPKDMATVFFYVLIAIILHALIQEYILDKINRRLHLSKTKHSKFNESGQLAAFYLFSFIWGSSILTGEEFATNPTFLWEGYPHNHMVFQVKFFYICQIAYWIHALPELYFQKVRKEDIPRQLYYICLYIFHIAGAYVLNLHRLGLVLLVPHYLVELLFHASRLFYFSDENKQKGFTLWALLFIIARLLTLTLSVLTFGFGLSRTENQGFSIADGNFNILTIRQVPILLGLRFLPKHFNLRPL; encoded by the exons ATGGGTTTCCGTAAGAAGAACAAGAGCCCACCGGTACTGAGCCACGAGTTCGTGATCCAGAATCACGCGGATATGGTTTCATGTGTGGCCATGATCATTCTGCTGGGACTGATGTTTGAG gtaACGGCAAAGTTTGCCATCATGTTTATCACGGTCCAATGCAATGTAACTCATACATTTG ATGACAGACCAGAATCAGGAAACCTTTACCAATATGGACCAAAAGACATGGCAACTGTGTTCTTCTATGTGCTTATTGCCATCATACTCCATGCCTTGATCCAAGAATACATTCTTGAT AAAATCAATCGGCGGCTGCATCTTTCAAAAACCAAGCACAGCAAATTTAATGAGTCTGGCCAGCTTGCTGCCTTCTACTTATTCTCCTTCATCTGGGGCAGTAGCATCCTGACAGGG GAGGAATTTGCAACAAATCCTACCTTCTTATGGGAGGGCTATCCTCATAACCACATGGT TTTTCAGGTGAAATTCTTCTACATTTGCCAGATTGCCTACTGGATCCATGCCCTGCCAGAGCTTTATTTTCAGAAAGTGCGAAAG GAGGATATCCCTCGTCAGCTGTACTATATTTGCCTTTACATTTTCCACATTGCTGGAGCCTATGTCTTAAA CCTTCACCGTCTGGGCCTCGTCCTGCTGGTGCCACACTACCTGGTGGAGCTGCTGTTCCACGCATCGCGACTCTTCTACTTCAGTGATGAGAATAAGCAGAAAGG GTTTACGCTGTGGGCACTGCTCTTCATCATCGCTCGcctcctcaccctcaccctctctgtcctcaCCTTTGGCTTTGGCTTGTCCCGTACGGAAAACCAAGGCTTCTCCATTGCTGACGGAAACTTCAATATCCTGACTATCAGGCAAGTCCCGATCCTGCTCGGCCTTCGCTTTCtgccaaaacattttaatctCAGGCCCCTTTAA